One Luteolibacter flavescens DNA window includes the following coding sequences:
- a CDS encoding DUF4198 domain-containing protein, which yields MKRSLRSGIIACLVLASSALAHSVWVEPGPDGALVVRFGELDGEVEKSPGHLDALEIPAAVILPVGEEAKLLESQKKADHYTLGGTKPDQTLVMETAFPVMSFGGGAPRRPIFYSRWLPEGGDKVAGQPSLTLDIVPTGKPGEARVYFRGKPLPDTKARLNAPDGSHTPLKTDAEGIVKFTTNDTGRWVLTVPGYSEEVPGFANGQPYSVASHNASLTWVVAKP from the coding sequence ATGAAAAGATCCCTTCGCTCAGGCATCATCGCCTGCCTCGTGCTTGCGTCCTCGGCCCTCGCTCACTCCGTGTGGGTGGAGCCGGGGCCGGATGGGGCGCTGGTCGTTCGCTTCGGCGAATTGGACGGTGAGGTGGAGAAGTCACCGGGTCACCTCGACGCGCTCGAGATTCCTGCCGCCGTCATCCTGCCCGTGGGCGAGGAGGCGAAGCTGCTGGAATCGCAAAAGAAGGCGGATCACTACACGCTGGGAGGCACGAAGCCGGACCAGACGCTGGTGATGGAGACGGCCTTCCCGGTGATGTCCTTCGGTGGCGGAGCTCCGCGTCGTCCGATTTTCTACAGTCGCTGGCTGCCGGAGGGCGGGGACAAGGTCGCCGGTCAACCCTCGCTGACGCTGGATATCGTGCCGACCGGCAAGCCCGGCGAGGCGCGCGTCTATTTCCGCGGCAAGCCGCTGCCGGACACGAAGGCGCGCCTGAATGCGCCGGATGGCAGCCACACGCCGCTCAAGACCGACGCCGAAGGCATCGTGAAATTCACCACGAATGATACCGGTCGCTGGGTGCTCACCGTTCCCGGCTACAGCGAGGAAGTCCCCGGCTTTGCCAATGGCCAGCCTTACTCCGTAGCGAGTCACAATGCCTCGCTGACGTGGGTGGTGGCAAAGCCTTGA